A portion of the Cervus elaphus chromosome X, mCerEla1.1, whole genome shotgun sequence genome contains these proteins:
- the LOC122689895 gene encoding testis-expressed protein 13D-like isoform X2: MALDLGDPRSGFRHSDVVTFINQEVLRNGGGSDFYVSYRSRPWNEIEDELQSVLADTHVPRNLKRACAWSALALGVRVATRQREQQARRIQRLQEQVEERETAAWALASQLQRLREERKQMIMQLRRTRQDLQQALSEREALRGQLLQAERQSQAAVVSSRSPQLRADTWPLTTEERNKLLAATSQRRQLEAQREEAQNASAGSVQGAQDPWVQVVQPPAPMPCPMHMPCPMPFQFPLPPPRRVLPEAQLAAAPATAYPAPQMPAGVMYAPAMWPVVVSQEEVAPPWDQRIEGQGEGPHFGNPVGHFQDGPTNQQPQDQLPRTPDGGGLLMETTN, translated from the exons ATGGCCTTGGACCTCGGAGATCCCAGGAGCGGTTTTCGCCACAGCGACGTAGTTACGTTCATCAACCAAGAAGTACTCCGAAATGGCGGCGGCTCAGATTTCTACGTGAGCTACCGCTCGCGGCCCTGGAATGAGATCGAGGACGAGCTGCAGTCCGTCTTGGCCGACACGCATGTGCCTCGCAACCTCAAGAGGGCCTGTGCCTGGAGCGCGCTGGCCTTGGGCGTGCGGGTGGCCACGAGGCAGCGAGAGCAGCAGGCCCGCCGCATCCAGCGGCTGCAGGAGCAGGTGGAGGAGCGCGAGACGGCTGCCTGGGCCCTGGCCTCGCAGCTGCAGCGCCTGCGCGAAGAGCGGAAGCAGATGATCATGCAGTTGCGCCGCACGCGCCAAGACCTGCAGCAGGCGCTGAGCGAGCGCGAGGCCCTGCGCGGGCAGCTGCTGCAGGCCGAGAGGCAGTCCCAGGCGGCCGTAGTCAGCTCTCGATCCCCGCAGCTCCGGGCTGACACGTGGCCCCTGACCACTGAGGAGCGCAACAAGTTGCTGGCCGCGACCTCGCAGCGCAGGCAGCTGGAGGCCCAGAGGGAGGAGGCGCAGAATGCTTCGGCAGGCAGTGTGCAGGGAGCCCAGGATCCCTGGGTCCAGGTTGTTCAACCCCCAGCTCCCATGCCATGCCCCATGCACATGCCGTGCCCCATGCCCTTCCAATTCCCACTACCTCCCCCACGTAGGGTACTCCCAGAAGCCCAACTAGCCGCTGCCCCCGCAACAGCATACCCGGCCCCCCAGATGCCTGCTGGGGTGATGTATGCACCTGCTATGTGGCCTGTAGTTGTGTCCCAGGAAGAGGTCGCCCCGCCGTGGGACCAGAGGATCGAGGGCCAAGGAGAAGGTCCCCACTTTGGAAACCCTGTGGGGCACTTCCAAGATGGCCCAACGAATCAACAACCTCAGGATCAGCTGCCCAGGACGCCAGATG GTGGTGGACTGTTGATGGAGACTACCAATTGA
- the LOC122689895 gene encoding testis-expressed protein 13D-like isoform X1 yields the protein MALDLGDPRSGFRHSDVVTFINQEVLRNGGGSDFYVSYRSRPWNEIEDELQSVLADTHVPRNLKRACAWSALALGVRVATRQREQQARRIQRLQEQVEERETAAWALASQLQRLREERKQMIMQLRRTRQDLQQALSEREALRGQLLQAERQSQAAVVSSRSPQLRADTWPLTTEERNKLLAATSQRRQLEAQREEAQNASAGSVQGAQDPWVQVVQPPAPMPCPMHMPCPMPFQFPLPPPRRVLPEAQLAAAPATAYPAPQMPAGVMYAPAMWPVVVSQEEVAPPWDQRIEGQGEGPHFGNPVGHFQDGPTNQQPQDQLPRTPDAPGPPCEAEEGPAPHV from the exons ATGGCCTTGGACCTCGGAGATCCCAGGAGCGGTTTTCGCCACAGCGACGTAGTTACGTTCATCAACCAAGAAGTACTCCGAAATGGCGGCGGCTCAGATTTCTACGTGAGCTACCGCTCGCGGCCCTGGAATGAGATCGAGGACGAGCTGCAGTCCGTCTTGGCCGACACGCATGTGCCTCGCAACCTCAAGAGGGCCTGTGCCTGGAGCGCGCTGGCCTTGGGCGTGCGGGTGGCCACGAGGCAGCGAGAGCAGCAGGCCCGCCGCATCCAGCGGCTGCAGGAGCAGGTGGAGGAGCGCGAGACGGCTGCCTGGGCCCTGGCCTCGCAGCTGCAGCGCCTGCGCGAAGAGCGGAAGCAGATGATCATGCAGTTGCGCCGCACGCGCCAAGACCTGCAGCAGGCGCTGAGCGAGCGCGAGGCCCTGCGCGGGCAGCTGCTGCAGGCCGAGAGGCAGTCCCAGGCGGCCGTAGTCAGCTCTCGATCCCCGCAGCTCCGGGCTGACACGTGGCCCCTGACCACTGAGGAGCGCAACAAGTTGCTGGCCGCGACCTCGCAGCGCAGGCAGCTGGAGGCCCAGAGGGAGGAGGCGCAGAATGCTTCGGCAGGCAGTGTGCAGGGAGCCCAGGATCCCTGGGTCCAGGTTGTTCAACCCCCAGCTCCCATGCCATGCCCCATGCACATGCCGTGCCCCATGCCCTTCCAATTCCCACTACCTCCCCCACGTAGGGTACTCCCAGAAGCCCAACTAGCCGCTGCCCCCGCAACAGCATACCCGGCCCCCCAGATGCCTGCTGGGGTGATGTATGCACCTGCTATGTGGCCTGTAGTTGTGTCCCAGGAAGAGGTCGCCCCGCCGTGGGACCAGAGGATCGAGGGCCAAGGAGAAGGTCCCCACTTTGGAAACCCTGTGGGGCACTTCCAAGATGGCCCAACGAATCAACAACCTCAGGATCAGCTGCCCAGGACGCCAGATG CTCCAGGACCTCCGTGTGAGGCTGAAGAAGGTCCAGCTCCCCATGTGTGA